Proteins encoded by one window of Ovis canadensis isolate MfBH-ARS-UI-01 breed Bighorn chromosome 14, ARS-UI_OviCan_v2, whole genome shotgun sequence:
- the SMPD3 gene encoding sphingomyelin phosphodiesterase 3, with protein sequence MVLYTTPFPNSCLSALHAVSWALIFPCYWLADRLLASFIPTTYEKRQRADDPCYLQLLCTVLFTPVYLALLVASLPFAFLGFLLWSPLQSARRPYIYSRLEDKGPTGGVALLSEWKGTGPGKSFCFATANLCLLPDSLARLNNVFNTQARAKEIGQRIRNGASRPQIKIYIDSPTNTSISAASFSSLVSPQGSDGVPRAVPGSIKRTASVEYKGDSGRHPSDEAANGLASGDPGDGGNLEDACIVRISGDEGGRPPEAVDPPNGGQARNGAGGGPRGQTPNHSQRDGDSGSLGSPSASRESLVKGRAGADGGSGEPGANSKLPNKASVVKKAAARRRRHPDEAFDHEVSAFFPANLDFLCLQEVFDKRAAAKLKDQLHGYFEYILYDVGVYGCHGCCSFKCLNSGLFFASRYPIMDVAYHCYPNGRFSDSLASKGALYLKVQVGSTPQDQRIVGYISCTHLHALSEDSDIRCEQLNMLQDWLADFRKSTSSSSAANPEELVAFDIICGDFNFDNCSSDDKLEQQHSLFTRYKDPCRLGPGEEKPWAIGTLLDQDGLYDEEVCTPDNLQKVLESEEGRREYLAFPTSKSPGGGQKGRKELLKGNGRRIDYMLHGEEGLCPDWKAEVEEFSFITQLSGLTDHLPVAMRLMVSVGDDEA encoded by the exons ATGGTTTTGTACACGACCCCCTTTCCCAACAGCTGTCTGTCCGCCCTGCACGCTGTGTCCTGGGCCCTTATCTTCCCGTGCTACTGGCTGGCGGACCGGCTCCTGGCCTCCTTCATACCCACCACCTACGAGAAGCGCCAGCGGGCGGACGACCCTTGCTACCTCCAGCTGCTCTGCACCGTGCTCTTCACGCCCGTCTACCTGGCCCTCCTGGTTGCCTCGCTGCCCTTCGCGTTCCTTGGCTTCCTCCTCTGGTCCCCACTGCAGTCTGCCCGCCGGCCCTACATCTACTCCCGTCTGGAGGACAAGGGCCCCACTGGTGGGGTGGCCCTGCTAAGCGAATGGAAGGGTACAGGTCCTGGCAAAAGCTTCTGCTTCGCCACCGCCAACCTCTGCCTCCTCCCGGACTCGCTGGCCAGGCTCAACAATGTGTTCAACACCCAAGCCCGTGCCAAAGAAATCGGGCAGAGAATCCGCAATGGGGCCAGTAGACCCCAGATCAAAATCTACATCGACTCTCCCACCAACACCTCCATCAGCGCCGCCAGCTTCAGCAGCCTGGTGTCACCGCAGGGCAGTGATGGTGTGCCACGGGCTGTCCCCGGAAGCATCAAGAGGACGGCCTCTGTGGAGTACAAGGGCGACAGCGGGCGTCATCCTAGTGATGAGGCTGCCAACGGCCTGGCCTCCGGGGACCCAGGTGACGGAGGCAACCTTGAGGATGCCTGCATCGTGCGCATCAGTGGTGACGAGGGGGGTCGGCCCCCCGAAGCCGTCGATCCCCCCAATGGGGGCCAGGCCAGGAACGGGGCTGGTGGGGGCCCACGGGGCCAGACACCCAACCACAGTCAGCGAGATGGGGACTCGGGGAGCCTGGGCAGCCCCTCGGCCTCCAGGGAGTCCCTGGTGAAGGGCCGGGCCGGGGCTGATGGTGGCAGTGGGGAGCCAGGCGCCAACAGCAAGCTCCCGAACAAGGCCTCGGTGGTGAAGAAGGCGGCTGCGCGCAGGAGGCGCCACCCAGATGAGGCCTTCGACCACGAGGTCTCAGCTTTCTTCCCTGCCAACCTGGACTTCCTGTGCCTGCAGGAGGTATTTGACAAGCGGGCAGCCGCCAAGTTGAAAGACCAGCTGCACGGCTACTTCGAGTACATCCTCTACGACGTTGGGGTGTACGGCTGCCACGGCTGCTGCAGCTTCAAGTGTCTCAACAGCGGCCTCTTCTTTGCCAGCCGCTACCCCATCATGGATGTGGCCTATCACTGTTACCCCAACGGGCGGTTCTCTGACAGCCTGGCCTCAAAGGGAGCGCTGTATCTCAAG GTGCAGGTGGGAAGCACACCTCAGGACCAAAGAATCGTCGGGTACATctcctgcacacacctgcacgcCCTGTCAG AGGACAGTGACATCCGGTGTGAGCAGCTGAACATGCTTCAGGACTGGCTGGCTGATTTCCGAAAATCTACCTCCTCGTCCAGCGCAGCCAACCCCGAGGAGCTGGTGGCGTTTGACATCATCTGCGGAGATTTTAACTTTGACAACTGCTCCTCTG ATGACAAGCTGGAGCAACAGCACTCCCTGTTTACACGCTACAAGGACCCCTGccgcctggggcctggggaggaGAAGCCATGGGCAATtg GAACTCTGCTGGACCAGGATGGTCTCTATGATGAGGAAGTGTGCACCCCTGACAATCTGCAAAA GGTCTTGGAGAGTGAGGAAGGTCGCCGGGAGTACCTCGCCTTCCCCACCAGCAAGAGCCCCGGGGGAGGCCAGAAGGGACGCAAAGAGCTTCTGAAAGGCAACGGCAGGCGCATCGACTACATGCTGCACGGGGAGGAGGGGCTATGCCCGGACTGGAAGGCC GAGGTGGAAGAATTCAGTTTTATCACCCAGCTGTCAGGCCTGACGGACCACCTCCCGGTGGCCATGCGACTGATGGTGTCTGTAGGGGACGACGAGGCATAG